A window of Enoplosus armatus isolate fEnoArm2 chromosome 3, fEnoArm2.hap1, whole genome shotgun sequence contains these coding sequences:
- the nampt2 gene encoding nicotinamide phosphoribosyltransferase 2 isoform X2, giving the protein MAAQDFNFLLATDSYKITHYKQYPPNVSKIYSYFECRRKKGSQFNEVVFFGLQYLLKKYLTGPVVTEEKIQEAKLFYQMHFKQAVFDEEGWRKVLEKHDGRLPIRIKAVPEGRIIPRGNVLFTVENTDPDFYWLTNYIETMLVQMWYPITVATISREFKKILAKHLKATSGSLEGLDLKLHDFGYRGVSSQESAALGGAAHLVNFCSTDTVAGLLMAQRYYSCPMAGFSIPAAEHSTIISWGRSKEKEAFERVLDQFSSGPVSVVSDSYDIFNACKHIWGDKLKERVMERSQDSCLVIRPDSGDPAETLLEVIKILEDCFGCSLNSMGYKVLPSYLRIIQGDGIDLSSVDEILEKLSDEGWSAENVFFGCGSALLQKLNRDTLSCAFKCSYVETNGKGMDVYKQPVTDPSKGSKRGRLSLRRNSDGFLETIERGAGKPEEVSPTDLLVTVFENGSLLKDYSLEEIRKNARLRDEEANPTLHNHEQEQELLHNRIINGIH; this is encoded by the exons ATGGCAGCGCAGGATTTTAATTTCTTGCTTGCGACGGATTCTTACAAG ATCACGCACTACAAACAGTATCCTCCGAACGTCAGCAAAATCTACTCCTACTTCGAATGCCGACGCAAGAAGGGCTCCCAGTTCAATGAAGTGGTGTTCTTCGGTCTCCAGTATCTGCTGAAGAAGTACCTCACAG GCCCAGTGGTCACGGAGGAGAAGATCCAGGAAGCCAAGCTCTTCTACCAGATGCACTTCAAACAGGCCGTGTTCGACGAAGAAGGCTGGAGGAAAGTCCTGGAG AAACATGACGGCCGTCTTCCCATCCGGATCAAAGCCGTCCCCGAGGGCAGGATCATACCGCGAGGCAACGTGCTCTTCACCGTGGAAAACACAGATCCAGACTTCTACTGGCTCACCAACTACATTGAG ACCATGCTGGTGCAGATGTGGTATCCCATCACAGTAGCCACCATATCCAGGGAGTTCAAGAAGATACTGGCCAAGCACCTGAAGGCCACCTCAGGGAGCCTGGAAGGCCTGGACCTGAAACTGCATGACTTCGGCTACAGAGGAGTCTCCTCACAGGAG TCTGCAGCATTGGGCGGAGCAGCTCACCTGGTGAATTTCTGCAGTACGGACACAGTAGCTGGGCTGCTGATGGCTCAGCGATACTACAGCTGCCCGATGGCTGGATTCTCCattccagcagcagagcacag CACCATCATCTCCTGGGGGAGGAGCAAGGAGAAGGAGGCATTTGAGCGAGTCCTGGACCAGTTCTCCTCGGGGCCGGTGTCGGTGGTCAGCGACAGCTACGACATCTTCAACGCCTGCAAGCACATCTGGGGGGACAAGCTGAAGGAGCGGGTGATGGAGCGCAGCCAGGACTCGTGCCTGGTCATCCGTCCGGACTCCGGAGACCCCGCGGAGACTCTTCTTGAG GTCATCAAGATCTTGGAGGACTGTTTTGGCTGCTCGCTGAACTCCATGGGATACAAGGTGCTGCCCTCTTACCTGCGAATTATTCAAGGAGACGGCATTGACCTCAGCTCGGTGGACGAG ATCCTTGAGAAGCTGAGCGACGAGGGCTGGAGCGCCGAGAACGTCTTCTTCGGCTGTGGCAGCGCTTTGCTTCAGAAGCTCAACAGAGATACACTCAGCTGTGCCTTCAAGTGCAGCTATGTGGAGACCAACGGCAAGGGG ATGGACGTGTACAAGCAGCCGGTGACCGACCCATCCAAGGGGTCAAAGAGGGGTCGATTATCGCTGAGGAGAAACTCTGACGGCTTCCTGGAGACAATAGAGAGGGGGGCAGGCAAGCCTGAGGAGGTCAGTCCCACC GACCTGCTGGTGACTGTGTTCGAGAACGGCAGCCTGTTGAAGGACTACTCCCTGGAGGAGATCAGGAAGAACGCTCGGCTAAGGGACGAGGAGGCCAACCCCACCCTGCACAACCACGAACAGGAACAGGAGCTGCTGCACAATCGCATCATCAACGGGATTCACTAG
- the nampt2 gene encoding nicotinamide phosphoribosyltransferase 2 isoform X1 produces the protein MAAQDFNFLLATDSYKITHYKQYPPNVSKIYSYFECRRKKGSQFNEVVFFGLQYLLKKYLTGPVVTEEKIQEAKLFYQMHFKQAVFDEEGWRKVLEKHDGRLPIRIKAVPEGRIIPRGNVLFTVENTDPDFYWLTNYIETMLVQMWYPITVATISREFKKILAKHLKATSGSLEGLDLKLHDFGYRGVSSQESAALGGAAHLVNFCSTDTVAGLLMAQRYYSCPMAGFSIPAAEHSTIISWGRSKEKEAFERVLDQFSSGPVSVVSDSYDIFNACKHIWGDKLKERVMERSQDSCLVIRPDSGDPAETLLEVIKILEDCFGCSLNSMGYKVLPSYLRIIQGDGIDLSSVDEILEKLSDEGWSAENVFFGCGSALLQKLNRDTLSCAFKCSYVETNGKGMDVYKQPVTDPSKGSKRGRLSLRRNSDGFLETIERGAGKPEEDLLVTVFENGSLLKDYSLEEIRKNARLRDEEANPTLHNHEQEQELLHNRIINGIH, from the exons ATGGCAGCGCAGGATTTTAATTTCTTGCTTGCGACGGATTCTTACAAG ATCACGCACTACAAACAGTATCCTCCGAACGTCAGCAAAATCTACTCCTACTTCGAATGCCGACGCAAGAAGGGCTCCCAGTTCAATGAAGTGGTGTTCTTCGGTCTCCAGTATCTGCTGAAGAAGTACCTCACAG GCCCAGTGGTCACGGAGGAGAAGATCCAGGAAGCCAAGCTCTTCTACCAGATGCACTTCAAACAGGCCGTGTTCGACGAAGAAGGCTGGAGGAAAGTCCTGGAG AAACATGACGGCCGTCTTCCCATCCGGATCAAAGCCGTCCCCGAGGGCAGGATCATACCGCGAGGCAACGTGCTCTTCACCGTGGAAAACACAGATCCAGACTTCTACTGGCTCACCAACTACATTGAG ACCATGCTGGTGCAGATGTGGTATCCCATCACAGTAGCCACCATATCCAGGGAGTTCAAGAAGATACTGGCCAAGCACCTGAAGGCCACCTCAGGGAGCCTGGAAGGCCTGGACCTGAAACTGCATGACTTCGGCTACAGAGGAGTCTCCTCACAGGAG TCTGCAGCATTGGGCGGAGCAGCTCACCTGGTGAATTTCTGCAGTACGGACACAGTAGCTGGGCTGCTGATGGCTCAGCGATACTACAGCTGCCCGATGGCTGGATTCTCCattccagcagcagagcacag CACCATCATCTCCTGGGGGAGGAGCAAGGAGAAGGAGGCATTTGAGCGAGTCCTGGACCAGTTCTCCTCGGGGCCGGTGTCGGTGGTCAGCGACAGCTACGACATCTTCAACGCCTGCAAGCACATCTGGGGGGACAAGCTGAAGGAGCGGGTGATGGAGCGCAGCCAGGACTCGTGCCTGGTCATCCGTCCGGACTCCGGAGACCCCGCGGAGACTCTTCTTGAG GTCATCAAGATCTTGGAGGACTGTTTTGGCTGCTCGCTGAACTCCATGGGATACAAGGTGCTGCCCTCTTACCTGCGAATTATTCAAGGAGACGGCATTGACCTCAGCTCGGTGGACGAG ATCCTTGAGAAGCTGAGCGACGAGGGCTGGAGCGCCGAGAACGTCTTCTTCGGCTGTGGCAGCGCTTTGCTTCAGAAGCTCAACAGAGATACACTCAGCTGTGCCTTCAAGTGCAGCTATGTGGAGACCAACGGCAAGGGG ATGGACGTGTACAAGCAGCCGGTGACCGACCCATCCAAGGGGTCAAAGAGGGGTCGATTATCGCTGAGGAGAAACTCTGACGGCTTCCTGGAGACAATAGAGAGGGGGGCAGGCAAGCCTGAGGAG GACCTGCTGGTGACTGTGTTCGAGAACGGCAGCCTGTTGAAGGACTACTCCCTGGAGGAGATCAGGAAGAACGCTCGGCTAAGGGACGAGGAGGCCAACCCCACCCTGCACAACCACGAACAGGAACAGGAGCTGCTGCACAATCGCATCATCAACGGGATTCACTAG